Proteins encoded within one genomic window of Nitrospira sp.:
- the corA gene encoding magnesium/cobalt transporter CorA, with protein sequence MKLVQKRSKKTGLSPGTLIHIGETRTNSVIVTRFNYASTHCDEQVVTDVETLQPPADETVIWVNVGGVHKVEVLERFGKHFGLHPLLLEDIANTDQRPKLDDYETYLFLVMKMLTTSDRGDILVEQVSFVLGRNYVLSFQENGTDVFGPVRDRLKGGKGRLRQNGSDYLLYALIDAVVDQYFAVLEMLGERIESLQEQVMADPKPETLQSIHALKRQLLFVRRAVWPLREAINSLSRSECSFLREPTKLFFRDVYDHVVQIVDTIETLREMVSASLDIYLSSVSYRLNAVMRVLTVITTIFMPLSFIAGIYGMNFEHMPELKWAWGYPMALGIMGIVAAIMLIGFRRKNWL encoded by the coding sequence ATGAAGTTGGTCCAAAAGCGTTCGAAGAAGACCGGTCTCTCTCCTGGAACGTTGATCCACATCGGTGAAACACGTACGAACTCCGTAATCGTCACCCGCTTCAACTACGCTAGCACGCACTGCGACGAGCAGGTTGTGACGGACGTCGAGACCCTTCAGCCACCGGCAGATGAGACGGTGATCTGGGTCAATGTGGGCGGAGTTCATAAGGTTGAGGTGTTGGAAAGATTTGGCAAACACTTTGGCCTCCATCCGCTGCTGCTGGAAGACATCGCCAACACAGATCAGCGTCCCAAGCTGGACGACTACGAGACCTATCTGTTTCTTGTGATGAAGATGCTGACGACCTCCGATCGTGGAGATATCCTGGTTGAACAGGTCAGTTTCGTGCTCGGTCGTAATTATGTGCTCTCGTTCCAGGAGAACGGCACGGATGTGTTCGGGCCCGTTCGAGATCGCCTTAAAGGCGGCAAGGGACGACTGCGGCAAAACGGCTCGGACTATCTTCTGTATGCGTTGATCGATGCCGTGGTGGACCAGTATTTTGCCGTGCTTGAAATGCTGGGTGAGCGTATTGAATCACTCCAGGAGCAGGTGATGGCTGACCCGAAACCGGAGACCCTTCAAAGCATCCATGCACTGAAACGGCAGTTGCTCTTCGTGCGTCGAGCCGTGTGGCCGTTACGGGAAGCGATCAACAGTCTTTCCCGTTCGGAATGCTCATTCCTGCGTGAGCCGACGAAGTTATTTTTCCGGGATGTTTATGATCATGTGGTGCAGATCGTGGATACGATTGAGACGCTGCGCGAAATGGTTTCGGCCAGCCTCGACATCTATCTGTCCAGTGTGAGCTATCGCCTGAATGCCGTCATGCGGGTACTGACGGTGATCACAACGATCTTTATGCCGCTCAGTTTCATCGCCGGTATCTACGGGATGAATTTCGAGCATATGCCGGAGTTGAAATGGGCATGGGGGTACCCCATGGCGCTCGGCATCATGGGCATCGTCGCCGCGATCATGTTGATCGGGTTTCGTCGCAAGAACTGGCTGTAA
- a CDS encoding 3'(2'),5'-bisphosphate nucleotidase CysQ, producing MGWTHELETLEAAIQTAGAEALRLAAAGFETIRKPDQSPVTSADLAVNDILHTYLLSAFPQDGWLSEESPDDAVRLQKDRVWVVDPIDGTKAFINRVPEFCISVALIKHGHPLVAGIYNPSTNELFTAIRGGGLRLNREPVDAQQVGTRQRPLIALSPWERQIGRFAALDSCTQHRPMLSIAWSLALMASGRIDAVATFEPENEWDVAAGVLLITESGGTITDGSRQAMTFNRPTPRYRGIIATSPHCPASLMRELERLIPASE from the coding sequence ATGGGTTGGACTCATGAACTTGAAACACTCGAAGCCGCGATTCAAACGGCCGGTGCAGAGGCCTTGCGATTAGCCGCTGCTGGATTCGAGACGATCAGAAAGCCGGATCAGTCTCCAGTCACATCAGCAGACCTCGCAGTCAACGATATTCTGCACACGTACCTCCTCTCAGCATTTCCCCAGGACGGATGGTTATCGGAAGAATCCCCTGATGATGCCGTCCGTCTTCAGAAGGATCGGGTCTGGGTGGTCGATCCGATCGATGGAACCAAGGCTTTTATCAACAGAGTTCCGGAGTTTTGCATTTCCGTTGCCCTCATTAAGCATGGTCATCCCCTCGTGGCAGGGATCTATAACCCTTCGACCAACGAACTCTTCACTGCTATCCGGGGCGGAGGGCTTCGACTGAACCGTGAACCGGTAGATGCTCAGCAAGTCGGCACGAGGCAACGGCCCCTGATTGCGCTGAGTCCCTGGGAGCGCCAGATTGGTCGTTTCGCCGCACTCGATTCATGCACGCAGCATCGTCCGATGCTTTCCATCGCCTGGTCCCTCGCTCTGATGGCAAGCGGCCGCATCGATGCGGTAGCGACCTTTGAACCGGAAAATGAGTGGGATGTTGCCGCCGGAGTCTTGCTGATCACCGAATCCGGTGGGACGATTACCGATGGAAGCAGACAAGCCATGACCTTCAACCGACCGACCCCACGCTACCGTGGGATCATCGCCACGAGCCCCCACTGTCCCGCTTCACTCATGCGCGAATTGGAGCGCCTGATTCCCGCCTCTGAATGA
- a CDS encoding aminotransferase class I/II-fold pyridoxal phosphate-dependent enzyme yields MTDLAQSEIRAMTQACASAKGLNMAQGVCDTPVPSIVLEGAERAIRDGYNVYTRFDGLPELRQAIAEKLERYNRMQADPETDITVSAGATGAFHSACAALLNPGDEVILFEPYYQYHLSALVAVEAVPVAVSMQPPTWSYSMTQLEEVVTAKTKAIIVNSPGNPSGKVYSRSELEALAEFACRHDLFVFTDEMYEYFLYDGRRHVSIASLPEMAERTVTISGYSKTFSVTGWRIGYSVASRRWAQAIGAMNDLLYVCAPAPLQMAVARGIRELPDSFYEGLRQEYQRKRERFCRALSQAGITPSVPQGAYYVLADVSHLPGQTGKARAMFLLDKTGVAGVPGEAFFRSKVGAGFIRFSYAKTDQDLEEACRRLTQTRT; encoded by the coding sequence ATGACGGATTTAGCTCAATCAGAAATTCGCGCTATGACGCAGGCCTGTGCCAGTGCAAAGGGTCTCAACATGGCGCAGGGGGTTTGTGATACGCCGGTACCTTCGATCGTGCTCGAAGGGGCTGAGCGGGCGATTCGTGATGGATACAACGTCTATACGCGCTTCGATGGGTTGCCGGAGTTGCGGCAGGCGATTGCCGAGAAGCTGGAACGGTATAACCGGATGCAGGCCGATCCTGAAACCGACATCACCGTGAGTGCGGGTGCAACGGGAGCTTTCCATTCTGCCTGTGCGGCCCTGCTGAATCCCGGGGACGAGGTCATTCTGTTTGAGCCGTACTACCAATACCATCTCAGTGCGCTTGTGGCGGTCGAAGCGGTTCCGGTGGCGGTTTCAATGCAACCTCCGACCTGGTCCTATTCGATGACCCAATTGGAAGAGGTCGTGACGGCCAAGACAAAGGCCATTATCGTCAACTCACCAGGCAACCCTTCTGGGAAGGTTTACAGCCGGTCCGAATTAGAGGCCTTGGCGGAATTTGCCTGCCGGCATGACCTCTTTGTCTTCACGGATGAAATGTATGAATACTTCCTTTACGACGGACGTCGCCATGTCAGTATCGCATCGTTGCCGGAGATGGCCGAGCGAACCGTCACGATCAGCGGGTACTCCAAGACCTTCAGCGTGACGGGCTGGCGGATCGGGTACAGCGTTGCATCGCGACGGTGGGCACAAGCCATCGGAGCAATGAACGATTTGCTCTACGTGTGTGCCCCAGCGCCGTTGCAGATGGCGGTGGCACGAGGTATTCGTGAATTGCCGGATAGCTTCTATGAGGGCCTGCGGCAGGAGTATCAGCGGAAGCGCGAGAGGTTTTGCCGTGCGTTGTCTCAGGCTGGGATCACTCCATCCGTTCCACAAGGCGCCTATTATGTCTTAGCGGATGTCTCTCATCTTCCTGGTCAGACGGGGAAAGCACGTGCGATGTTTCTGTTAGACAAAACCGGGGTCGCCGGCGTGCCAGGGGAAGCCTTTTTCAGGAGCAAGGTTGGGGCTGGTTTTATCCGATTCAGTTATGCCAAGACAGATCAAGATCTGGAGGAGGCCTGTCGGAGATTGACACAGACTCGGACGTAG
- a CDS encoding helix-turn-helix domain-containing protein: MKIRSVMCNNRKKAFQVKSSKGTLLLPYSKTEVRPSSTDPVARVFVDKELGDEGFTYILASGKEGTIHSEQVLEYNQDPSFLRDALLYKLTIEAQKRIEKSSLSKREIIRRLHTSATQLYRLLDQTNYRKSVDQLLSLLHVLDCEVDVQVKSRSSSGKAA, translated from the coding sequence ATGAAGATTCGATCGGTCATGTGCAATAACCGCAAGAAGGCGTTTCAGGTGAAGTCCTCAAAAGGCACACTGTTGCTACCTTATTCAAAGACAGAGGTTCGTCCAAGCAGCACCGACCCGGTCGCCCGAGTCTTTGTCGATAAGGAATTGGGAGATGAGGGGTTTACCTATATTCTCGCATCCGGGAAAGAAGGGACGATTCATAGTGAGCAGGTGCTGGAATACAATCAAGACCCATCCTTCCTGAGAGATGCGTTGCTTTACAAACTGACGATTGAAGCGCAGAAGCGGATCGAGAAAAGTTCCCTGTCAAAGCGAGAAATTATCAGACGATTGCATACATCGGCGACGCAGTTGTACCGGTTGCTCGATCAAACCAACTACCGTAAGTCGGTGGACCAGCTTCTCTCGTTGCTGCACGTTCTGGATTGTGAGGTCGATGTTCAGGTTAAGAGCAGGAGTTCATCGGGAAAAGCAGCCTAA
- a CDS encoding LEA type 2 family protein yields MQLHRAALLLFAVAMLFPGCASWFIKGEPPEVLVTNVTPLDATMFEQRLRVDLRVRNPNDFDYHLTGIDFTLNLNGKRLARGLGSKEVTIPRLGDAVMTIDTSTSTLDIVRQLLQFSQKQELTYDIKGVLHGTEGRLPFTNAGTLVEPSMFSGSPADSSAAPQ; encoded by the coding sequence ATGCAACTTCACCGAGCAGCCTTGCTCTTATTCGCCGTGGCCATGCTATTTCCCGGCTGCGCCTCCTGGTTCATAAAAGGCGAACCGCCGGAGGTACTCGTCACCAATGTCACGCCGCTGGACGCGACGATGTTCGAACAGCGGCTTCGCGTCGATCTCCGGGTCCGCAATCCGAACGACTTCGACTATCACCTGACGGGCATCGATTTCACCTTGAATCTGAACGGGAAACGCCTGGCCCGTGGCCTGGGAAGCAAGGAGGTAACGATTCCCCGGTTAGGTGATGCCGTGATGACAATCGACACCAGCACCTCGACGCTCGACATCGTGCGACAACTGCTCCAATTCTCTCAGAAACAGGAACTGACATACGACATCAAAGGCGTGCTGCATGGTACGGAAGGACGCTTGCCGTTCACCAATGCAGGAACGCTCGTTGAGCCGAGCATGTTCTCCGGCTCCCCGGCAGATTCTTCCGCAGCTCCGCAATAG
- a CDS encoding VUT family protein, translating to MPGDPEEPFNAVIQPALEVVFGSTGRIVVASMIAYWCGDFVNSYVMAKMKVWTEGRHLWTRTIGSTAVGQLVNSTLFIRLPSSEPGSPGR from the coding sequence ATGCCCGGAGATCCGGAGGAGCCCTTCAATGCTGTGATCCAGCCTGCCCTGGAGGTCGTCTTCGGGAGCACGGGGCGGATCGTCGTCGCGTCGATGATCGCCTACTGGTGTGGCGACTTCGTGAACAGCTATGTCATGGCGAAGATGAAGGTCTGGACCGAGGGGCGTCACCTCTGGACGCGCACGATCGGCTCGACCGCGGTCGGCCAGCTTGTCAACAGTACCCTTTTTATCCGATTGCCTTCCTCGGAACCTGGCAGCCCTGGACGATGA
- a CDS encoding DUF4062 domain-containing protein: MLNKPAYRVFISTTTKDLEEVRHKIALQILNAGHIPLSMESWPSSTTKTLDVLRDEIESCDIFVTILGARYGSLIEDSEVDKQMISYAEFEFDRAMQLNRPTLAFLLRDKEFDQQRSQLPNGDSERECDKLIANFRKKLRQTRGGDQRIVRGFTDENDLLPIFVHSLNALIQMPTFKSPGLLPADTLIPPSPLQILERTPFLKPVLNELKGYKLLFNRVQEREELKRHLANFFWHYCFPGINKAKAYRLFFESGSTVAYLADSFLLQTTENKSWTGYLPKVQIMTNNILVYLQFLFTSPTLTAELRPQGKPDKKYGATYGIIDYLSSVDPPNDEPLDDDADSAAVSMAKHLTAPSISSVGSDESSQKILILAAASGVTSTGIHIGPHVGSYRNKILKRALLLTKSPIVFFIDESKVLDIEKAFNEMKCFPLCGQQLPWDKICKSQPIAFCSCTSNAHNRLHVAESLHALGMTMSSPREPRGDYEGCLPFLVANSVFAQEFPGIPLRPIEQSGLLNR, from the coding sequence ATGCTTAATAAACCAGCCTATCGAGTATTCATAAGTACAACCACAAAGGACTTAGAAGAAGTTCGCCACAAAATAGCACTCCAAATTCTCAATGCTGGCCATATCCCGCTTAGCATGGAGTCGTGGCCATCCTCGACAACTAAAACGCTAGATGTTTTACGGGATGAAATTGAGAGCTGTGACATATTCGTAACGATCCTTGGAGCTCGGTATGGCAGTCTCATAGAAGATTCTGAGGTAGATAAACAAATGATTAGCTACGCAGAATTTGAATTTGACCGAGCAATGCAACTGAACCGACCCACTCTTGCATTTCTGCTAAGGGATAAAGAGTTTGATCAGCAACGTTCTCAATTGCCAAACGGGGACTCCGAGCGCGAATGCGATAAATTAATAGCGAACTTTCGTAAGAAGCTAAGGCAGACTCGTGGAGGCGATCAAAGAATTGTTAGGGGTTTCACCGATGAGAATGATCTCTTGCCGATATTTGTACACTCACTCAATGCCCTTATCCAGATGCCAACCTTCAAATCTCCAGGCCTTTTACCAGCAGATACACTGATTCCACCATCCCCGCTACAGATATTAGAAAGAACTCCCTTTCTTAAACCTGTTCTTAATGAGCTAAAGGGCTACAAACTTCTCTTTAATCGCGTGCAAGAGCGAGAAGAGCTGAAGCGACATCTGGCTAATTTCTTTTGGCACTATTGCTTTCCTGGAATCAACAAAGCAAAAGCATATCGGCTCTTTTTCGAATCTGGCTCCACAGTTGCTTATCTAGCAGATAGTTTTTTACTCCAAACGACCGAAAATAAGTCGTGGACTGGCTATTTGCCAAAAGTCCAAATAATGACAAATAACATTCTTGTGTATCTACAGTTCTTATTTACCAGTCCAACGCTAACCGCGGAATTAAGACCTCAGGGTAAGCCTGATAAAAAATATGGAGCTACTTACGGAATCATTGATTATTTGAGTAGCGTTGATCCCCCTAACGATGAACCTCTTGACGATGACGCCGATTCTGCTGCCGTTAGTATGGCCAAACATCTTACAGCGCCATCAATATCTTCTGTGGGATCGGACGAATCTTCACAGAAAATTTTGATTTTGGCAGCGGCATCAGGCGTCACTTCCACTGGTATTCACATCGGACCTCACGTTGGTAGTTATCGAAATAAGATTCTTAAGCGCGCACTGCTACTGACGAAATCTCCGATTGTCTTCTTCATCGATGAATCCAAAGTTTTGGATATAGAGAAAGCTTTCAATGAAATGAAATGCTTTCCGCTATGTGGACAACAACTGCCTTGGGATAAGATATGTAAGAGCCAACCCATCGCTTTTTGCAGCTGCACGAGTAATGCTCATAATAGGCTCCACGTTGCCGAGTCTTTGCATGCTTTAGGCATGACCATGTCATCACCTCGTGAGCCACGTGGAGATTACGAAGGTTGCTTGCCATTTCTTGTCGCTAACTCAGTCTTCGCCCAAGAGTTTCCAGGAATCCCTTTGAGGCCCATTGAGCAGTCAGGGCTACTTAACAGGTAA
- a CDS encoding IS3 family transposase yields the protein MAHLRFLDTPNSVSLKPAAGQCRKFFRALKREFVYHRRYAIHEAATQEYIEVFCKRRHRHSAIGYDSPAEYEVRTLWLNQVSTELREDHCNVTC from the coding sequence ATGGCACACCTCCGGTTTCTTGATACACCTAACTCGGTGTCTTTAAAACCGGCAGCAGGCCAGTGTAGAAAGTTTTTCAGGGCACTCAAGCGCGAGTTCGTCTATCATCGGCGCTACGCAATCCATGAAGCTGCGACACAGGAATACATCGAGGTGTTCTGCAAGCGGCGCCACCGCCACTCAGCCATCGGTTATGACTCCCCAGCCGAATACGAGGTGAGGACGCTATGGCTTAATCAGGTGTCCACAGAATTGAGGGAAGATCATTGCAACGTTACCTGTTAA